A genomic window from Lycium barbarum isolate Lr01 chromosome 4, ASM1917538v2, whole genome shotgun sequence includes:
- the LOC132636604 gene encoding protein TPX2-like, whose amino-acid sequence MSVTDDPNSFVIDEIYEFSAPRFYDFIDEETEEDTRKAQLWFHITTSYAPSPFMPKIKNASRMVQLQTLCDFTDAEELQDNNNNNTRPATELTSSESKEEVTPNLIISVPNPETEEKQSTVQGQVTETSTPRPLTTSQKNDSRKTNSKTQQTAKKIASILRNPSALKSKTQSQQSNPRSSNQATIRKQAIMKSAVGTPNFAQENQAVKRQKLEEGKSRKILDIKPQHLPHKTRLGVANSSSKLFSSAAKTRKEERKMYARPLVSPFVSTAEMIKKFQSGMSNSITNDDPTGPAQRKPKLTLTRPKEPEFVTAQRVRPTRVKSSAELEEEMMAKIPKFRARPINKKILEAPTQPVLLPKSAPQLPEFKEFHLETMVRANKNVDTTSIQSMESSQCHQWQPHLTAPKSPVLQTSLRARPPIAKSTEDLEREELEKAPKFKARPLNKKILESKGDIGMFCNTKRQVTVPQEFHFATDERIPPQANFDDLFDKLSLNSQPQNHKTIPRNTMPNPFHLYTEERGVEKERKLFSELLQKQMEEERSRNPKATPYPYTTDYPVIPPKPEPKPCTKPEPFELESLARHEEEMRREMEERQRLEEEEAKMRLFKAQPILIEDPIPVPEKERKPFTEVQEFNLHVNHRAVDRAEFDKKIKEKEMMYKRYQEEAEYARMMEEEKALKQLRRTLVAHARPVPNFDHPFLPQKSSKQSTRPSSPKIQVIKRKERRKMLCPYAAVSSAASQMR is encoded by the exons ATGTCAGTAACAGATGATCCAAACTCGTTTGTAATCGATGAGATTTACGAGTTCTCAGCGCCCAgattttatgatttcattgatgaaGAAACAGAAGAGGATACAAGGAAAGCTCAACTTTGGTTCCACATTACAACCAGCTATGCTCCTTCTC CTTTTATGCCAAAAATCAAGAATGCTAGTAGAATGGTTCAACTTCAGACCCTATGTGATTTCACTGATGCTGAGGAGTTGcaggataataataataataatacaag GCCTGCAACTGAGCTCACTTCTTCTGAAAGTAAGGAAGAGGTAACACCAAATTTGATCATCAGTGTTCCTAATCCG GAAACTGAAGAGAAGCAGTCTACTGTCCAAGGTCAAGTAACAGAAACTAGCACGCCACGACCACTAACAACATCTCAGAAGAATGACTCTCGGAAGACGAACTCCAAGACGCAACAAACAGCCAAAAAGATTGCAAGCATACTTAGAAACCCTTCAGCATTAAAGTCAAAAACTCAATCACAACAGTCAAATCCGAGGAGCTCTAATCAAGCTACTATTAGAAA GCAAGCAATCATGAAAAGTGCTGTTGGAACTCCAAATTTCGCACAAGAAAACCAAGCAGTAAAGAGACAAAAACTAGAAGAAGGAAAATCTAGAAAG ATTCTTGATATCAAACCTCAACATTTGCCGCATAAAACAAGACTTGGGGTAGCTAACAGCAGCTCTAAGTTGTTCTCGTCAGCAGCTAAAACTCGAAAAGAGGAGAGAAAG ATGTATGCTAGGCCACTTGTTTCCCCCTTTGTTTCAACAGCAGAAATGATAAAGAAGTTCCAATCTGGCATGAGCAATTCTATTACAAAT GATGATCCGACTGGACCAGCACAGAGGAAGCCGAAACTTACATTAACCAGGCCTAAAGAACCTGAATTTGTAACTGCTCAACGTGTCCGTCCAACAAGGGTGAAAAGTTCAGCTGAACTTGAGGAAGAAATGATGGCCAAAATTCCCAAGTTTAGGGCTCGCCCAATTAACAAAAAG ATTTTGGAAGCTCCAACTCAACCAGTATTATTACCTAAAAGTGCACCTCAACTTCCAGAATTTAAG GAGTTTCACTTGGAAACAATGGTAAGGGCCAATAAAAATGTGGATACAACTTCAATTCAATCAATGGAATCTTCTCAGTGTCATCAGTGGCAGCCGCATCTTACAGCACCTAAATCACCTGTTCTTCAAACATCACTAAGAGCACGGCCTCCAATTGCCAAAAGCACAGAAGACCTTGAAAGGGAAGAACTTGAAAAAGCTCCAAAGTTCAAGGCAAGACCCTTGAATAAGAAG ATTCTTGAAAGTAAAGGAGATATAGGAATGTTCTGCAACACAAAGAGGCAGGTAACTGTGCCTCAAGAATTTCACTTTGCCACAGATGAAAGGATTCCACCTCAAGCTAActttgatgatctgtttgacaag CTTTCCTTGAATTCCCAACCTCAAAATCACAAGACTATTCCCAGAAACACTATGCCAAATCCTTTTCATCTCTACACTGAG GAACGAGGAGTTGAGAAAGAGAGGAAGTTGTTCTCTGAACTTCTACAGAAACAGATGGAGGAAGAGAGGTCCAGAAATCCTAAAGCAACTCCATATCCTTACACCACTGATTATCCCGTG ATTCCACCAAAACCAGAGCCAAAACCGTGCACGAAACCAGAACCTTTCGAACTTGAGAGTCTCGCTAGGCATGAAGAGGAGATGAGAAGGGAAATGGAAGAAAGGCAGAGATTGGAGGAGGAAGAAGCTAAGATGAGATTATTTAAGGCACAACCAATCTTGATTGA GGATCCAATTCCAGTTCCTGAGAAAGAACGGAAACCGTTCACTGAGGTTCAAGAATTCAATCTACATGTAAATCACCGTGCTGTTGACAGAGCTGAATTTGATAAGAAG ATTAAGGAGAAAGAAATGATGTATAAGAGGTATCAAGAGGAGGCAGAATATGCAAGAATG ATGGAAGAGGAGAAGGCCTTGAAACAACTAAGGAGAACTTTGGTGGCCCATGCACGACCTGTGCCTAATTTTGATCATCCTTTCCTACCTCAAAA GTCTTCCAAACAATCGACGAGACCAAGTTCACCCAAGATACAGGTTATTAAAAGGAAAGAGAGGAGGAAAATGCTTTGCCCCTATGCAGCAGTTTCTAGTGCTGCCTCTCAAATGAGGTGA